One region of Catenuloplanes indicus genomic DNA includes:
- a CDS encoding amino acid ABC transporter ATP-binding protein produces the protein MAEGEPLIVLDRVNKHFGPLHVLRDVSLSIDRGEVVVVIGPSGSGKSTLCRSINRLEPISGGTITFDGQPLPAEGRALARLRSDVGMVFQSFNLFAHKTILENVTLGPIKVRKEKPAEAKERAMALLDRVGIANQAEKYPAMLSGGQQQRAAIARALAMRPKAMLFDEPTSALDPEMVGEVLDVMTSLAKEGMTMVVVTHEMGFARHAANRVVFMADGQLIEQAAPTEFFANPTSDRAKDFLSKILTH, from the coding sequence GTGGCAGAGGGCGAGCCGCTCATCGTGCTGGACCGGGTGAACAAGCACTTCGGGCCCTTGCACGTGTTGCGAGACGTCAGCCTCTCGATCGACCGGGGCGAGGTGGTCGTGGTGATCGGCCCGTCGGGCTCCGGCAAGTCGACGCTGTGCCGCTCGATCAACCGGCTGGAGCCGATCAGCGGCGGCACCATCACGTTCGACGGGCAGCCGCTCCCGGCGGAGGGCAGGGCGCTGGCCCGGCTCCGCAGCGACGTGGGCATGGTGTTCCAGTCGTTCAACCTCTTCGCGCACAAGACGATCCTGGAGAACGTGACCCTCGGGCCGATCAAGGTCCGCAAGGAGAAGCCGGCGGAGGCGAAGGAGCGCGCGATGGCGCTGCTCGACCGCGTCGGCATCGCGAACCAGGCGGAGAAGTACCCGGCGATGCTCTCCGGTGGGCAGCAGCAGCGGGCCGCGATCGCGCGGGCGCTGGCCATGCGCCCGAAGGCGATGCTCTTCGACGAGCCGACCAGCGCACTCGACCCGGAGATGGTCGGCGAGGTGCTGGACGTGATGACGTCGCTCGCCAAGGAGGGCATGACCATGGTCGTGGTCACGCACGAGATGGGCTTCGCCCGGCACGCGGCGAACCGGGTCGTGTTCATGGCGGACGGTCAGCTCATCGAGCAGGCCGCGCCGACCGAGTTCTTCGCGAACCCCACGAGCGACCGTGCCAAGGACTTCCTGTCGAAGATCCTGACCCACTGA
- the dapF gene encoding diaminopimelate epimerase has product MQFTKGHGAGNDFVILEDPDGQLPLTPSLVAALCDRHRGIGGDGVLRVVRTAKHPEAVDHAADAEWFMDYWNADGSIAEMCGNGVRVFARYLAASRLVEGASFPILTRAGLVRAVLVGDTIAVDMPTPRLGAAGAATIVPLTFPGTAVDVGNPHLVSVLPDGVDLDSLDLTRPPGFDPALFPAGVNVEFVTPQPPLDGFDLHVRMRVYERGSGETLACGSGALAVAAVALRDAGHETGTVAVDLLGGRLTATRTGAGWTLAGPAVLIATGEVDPSALTPAG; this is encoded by the coding sequence GTGCAGTTCACCAAGGGCCACGGCGCCGGCAACGACTTCGTCATCCTCGAGGACCCGGACGGGCAGCTCCCGCTGACGCCGTCACTGGTCGCGGCGCTCTGCGACCGGCACCGGGGCATCGGCGGCGACGGCGTGCTCCGGGTGGTCCGCACCGCGAAGCACCCGGAGGCGGTGGACCACGCGGCCGACGCGGAGTGGTTCATGGACTACTGGAACGCGGACGGCTCGATCGCCGAGATGTGCGGCAACGGCGTGCGCGTGTTCGCCCGCTACCTGGCCGCGTCCCGGCTGGTCGAGGGCGCGTCGTTCCCGATCCTGACCCGGGCCGGGCTGGTGCGTGCCGTGCTCGTCGGCGACACCATCGCGGTGGACATGCCGACGCCCCGCCTCGGCGCGGCCGGTGCGGCCACGATCGTGCCGCTCACGTTCCCCGGCACCGCGGTCGACGTCGGCAACCCGCACCTGGTCAGCGTGCTGCCGGACGGCGTCGACCTGGACTCGCTGGACCTCACCCGGCCACCCGGCTTCGATCCGGCGCTCTTCCCGGCCGGTGTCAACGTCGAGTTCGTGACGCCGCAGCCGCCGCTCGACGGCTTCGACCTGCACGTGCGCATGCGGGTCTACGAGCGCGGCTCCGGCGAGACGCTGGCCTGCGGCTCCGGTGCGCTGGCGGTCGCCGCGGTGGCGCTGCGCGACGCCGGCCACGAGACCGGCACGGTCGCGGTCGACCTGCTCGGCGGCCGGCTCACCGCCACCCGCACCGGCGCGGGCTGGACCCTGGCCGGTCCGGCCGTGCTGATCGCCACCGGCGAGGTCGACCCGAGCGCGCTGACCCCGGCCGGCTGA
- a CDS encoding glycerophosphodiester phosphodiesterase, with protein sequence MQNRPLIIAHRGYSAVAPENTIAALVAGVRAGADLLEIDVHVAADGVPVVIHDYTLERTTDGGGRVAEHTSAQLAALDAGSWRAPEFRGEPVPVLSQVLDLVAKERTGLLLEVKPFQTRAQTAAVIAEITARDLAPRVLLQSFDENVLRDARDLAPATLRLGLLRESLDADPVAAARALGCVAYNPGVDALLTAPAVATTLLAAGLRVMVWTTDDETQWRALTELGVTGIITNVPAELHAWQSAG encoded by the coding sequence GTGCAGAACCGGCCCCTGATCATCGCCCACCGTGGCTACTCCGCCGTCGCACCGGAGAACACCATCGCCGCGCTCGTCGCCGGTGTCCGCGCCGGGGCCGACCTGCTGGAGATCGACGTGCACGTCGCCGCGGACGGCGTGCCGGTGGTCATCCACGACTACACGCTGGAGCGCACCACCGACGGCGGCGGCCGGGTCGCCGAGCACACCTCGGCGCAACTGGCCGCACTGGACGCCGGATCGTGGCGTGCCCCGGAGTTCCGCGGCGAGCCGGTGCCGGTGCTCAGCCAGGTGCTCGACCTGGTGGCGAAGGAGCGGACCGGCCTGCTGCTGGAGGTCAAACCGTTCCAGACGCGCGCGCAGACCGCCGCCGTGATCGCCGAGATCACCGCCCGCGACCTCGCACCGCGGGTGCTGCTGCAGAGCTTCGACGAGAACGTGCTCCGCGACGCCCGCGACCTGGCCCCGGCCACGCTGCGCCTCGGCCTGCTCCGCGAGTCCCTGGACGCGGACCCGGTCGCGGCCGCCCGCGCGCTCGGCTGCGTCGCCTACAACCCGGGCGTCGACGCGCTGCTCACCGCGCCGGCGGTCGCCACGACGCTGCTGGCCGCGGGCCTGCGGGTGATGGTCTGGACCACGGACGACGAGACGCAGTGGCGCGCGCTGACCGAGCTCGGTGTCACCGGCATCATCACGAACGTGCCGGCGGAACTGCACGCCTGGCAGTCCGCCGGCTGA
- a CDS encoding glutamate ABC transporter substrate-binding protein, giving the protein MRVSRMAAVATAAVMALSVAACGGGEDAGSGGGGSGDGVIGKAASGKLIIGVKSDQPGLGLQTGTTYEGFDIEVGKIVAKGLGLDPAKVEWKTTVSANREPFIEQGQVDLVIATYTINDDRKKKVAFAGPYYVAGQDLLVKTDSTITGPEGLDGKKVCSVAGSTPAKRIKEEYPKVALQEFDSYSKCVTALGGGQVDAVTTDDIILAGYAAQAEYAGKFKVVGKPFSSEPYGIGLKKTDTAGCTKINEILKAAVDDGTYKAAWDATLGKGGTPAPTFDASKLSNCPA; this is encoded by the coding sequence ATGCGTGTTTCGCGGATGGCGGCGGTCGCCACGGCCGCGGTCATGGCCCTTTCCGTCGCCGCCTGTGGTGGCGGGGAAGACGCCGGCAGCGGCGGCGGGGGCTCCGGCGACGGCGTGATCGGCAAGGCCGCGTCCGGCAAGCTGATCATCGGCGTCAAGTCCGACCAGCCGGGCCTGGGCCTGCAGACCGGTACGACGTACGAGGGCTTCGACATCGAGGTCGGCAAGATCGTGGCGAAGGGCCTCGGCCTGGACCCGGCGAAGGTGGAGTGGAAGACCACGGTCTCCGCCAACCGTGAGCCGTTCATCGAGCAGGGCCAGGTCGACCTCGTGATCGCCACCTACACGATCAACGACGACCGGAAGAAGAAGGTCGCGTTCGCCGGGCCGTACTACGTGGCCGGTCAGGACCTGCTGGTCAAGACCGACTCCACGATCACCGGGCCGGAGGGCCTGGACGGCAAGAAGGTCTGCTCGGTGGCGGGTTCCACGCCGGCCAAGCGGATCAAGGAGGAGTACCCGAAGGTCGCGCTGCAGGAGTTCGACTCCTACTCCAAGTGCGTGACGGCGCTCGGCGGTGGCCAGGTGGACGCGGTCACCACGGACGACATCATCCTCGCCGGCTACGCGGCGCAGGCGGAGTACGCCGGTAAGTTCAAGGTCGTCGGCAAGCCGTTCAGCTCGGAGCCGTACGGCATCGGCTTGAAGAAGACCGACACCGCGGGCTGCACCAAGATCAACGAGATCCTCAAGGCCGCGGTGGACGACGGCACCTACAAGGCCGCGTGGGACGCGACGCTCGGCAAGGGTGGCACGCCCGCGCCGACCTTCGACGCGTCCAAGCTGTCCAACTGCCCTGCCTGA
- a CDS encoding NADP-dependent oxidoreductase, with translation MTDHTMRALVATEYGEPERLTVADLPVPRPGPGQIQVRIAAATVNPPDLHVISGAFGDVLSLPFPYVPGTEFAGTVTEAGAGVTAYRVGDEVFGSALPRPFAPILAHLPRPSLGTGALAEYTVCEADTPLIAHRPAGVPAEQAAALAIAGSTAQALLDVSELKPGETVLVIGATGSVGLTVLPLLAAAGVRIIATAAREAGATLLRRLGAHEIIGHDPAEYPAGADVVFNLVLGAERLPDAARAVRPGGRLVSIVYPEPTAEQVGRDDVRVHFVWDVAGEHGGMRRVADAAAAGELTAVIASRYPLTDAVRAVVDYARTHPLGKIVVTGAELPA, from the coding sequence ATGACCGACCACACGATGCGGGCGCTCGTCGCCACCGAGTACGGCGAGCCGGAGCGGCTCACCGTCGCCGATCTGCCGGTGCCGCGCCCGGGACCGGGCCAGATCCAGGTGCGGATCGCCGCCGCCACCGTCAACCCGCCCGACCTGCACGTGATCTCCGGCGCGTTCGGCGACGTGCTGTCGCTGCCGTTCCCGTACGTACCGGGCACCGAGTTCGCCGGCACCGTCACCGAGGCGGGGGCGGGCGTGACCGCGTACCGGGTGGGTGACGAGGTGTTCGGCTCCGCGCTGCCGCGGCCGTTCGCGCCGATCCTGGCCCACCTCCCGCGCCCGTCGCTGGGCACCGGCGCGCTGGCCGAGTACACGGTGTGCGAGGCGGACACGCCGCTGATCGCGCACCGCCCGGCCGGTGTGCCCGCGGAGCAGGCGGCGGCGCTGGCGATCGCCGGCTCGACCGCGCAGGCGCTGCTCGACGTGTCCGAACTGAAGCCCGGCGAGACCGTGCTGGTCATCGGCGCGACCGGCTCGGTCGGCCTGACCGTGCTGCCGCTGCTGGCCGCGGCCGGCGTACGGATCATCGCGACCGCGGCCCGGGAGGCCGGTGCCACGCTGCTCCGCCGGCTCGGCGCCCACGAGATCATCGGGCACGACCCGGCGGAGTACCCGGCCGGTGCCGACGTGGTGTTCAACCTGGTGCTCGGCGCGGAACGGCTGCCGGACGCGGCCCGCGCGGTGCGGCCCGGCGGCCGGCTGGTCTCGATCGTCTATCCGGAGCCGACCGCGGAGCAAGTGGGCCGCGACGACGTACGGGTGCACTTCGTGTGGGACGTGGCCGGTGAGCACGGCGGCATGCGGCGGGTCGCGGACGCGGCCGCGGCCGGCGAACTCACCGCGGTGATCGCGAGCCGTTACCCGCTCACCGACGCGGTACGAGCGGTCGTCGACTACGCCCGCACGCACCCGCTCGGCAAGATCGTCGTGACCGGAGCGGAGCTGCCCGCATGA
- the miaB gene encoding tRNA (N6-isopentenyl adenosine(37)-C2)-methylthiotransferase MiaB produces the protein MTTAALPAPSEARTYEVRTYGCQMNVHDSERISGLLEAAGYVRAPQDADPDVVVFNTCAVRENADNRLYGNLGHLRPVKDSHPGMQIAVGGCLAQKDRGDIVAKAPWVDVVFGTHNIGSLPALLERARHNADAEVEILESLEVFPSTLPTRRESTYAGWVSISVGCNNTCTFCIVPSLRGKEKDRRPGDVLSEVRALVAEGVLEVTLLGQNVNSYGVEFGDRYAFGKLLRATGEIEGLERVRFTSPHPKDFTDDVIAAMAETPNVCHSLHMPLQSGSDAMLKSMRRSYRQERYLGIIEKVRAAMPDAAITTDIIVGFPGETEADFQATLDVVREARFSSAFTFQYSKRPGTPAATMDSQVPKEVVKERYGRLMEVVEEITWAENRAQVGREVELLVAVGEGRKDERTGRMSGRARDGRLVHFDTGDLGAAIRPGDIVHTEITYAAPHHLNADGAPISHRTTRAGDAWAAGRSPRTPGVNLGLPTIGVPAPLPVAVSACQTH, from the coding sequence ATGACTACCGCAGCCCTTCCCGCGCCGTCCGAGGCCCGCACCTACGAGGTGCGCACCTACGGCTGCCAGATGAACGTGCACGATTCGGAGCGCATATCCGGCCTGCTCGAGGCGGCCGGTTACGTGCGCGCACCGCAGGACGCCGACCCTGATGTGGTCGTCTTCAACACCTGCGCCGTCCGGGAGAACGCGGACAACCGCCTCTACGGAAACCTCGGCCACCTGCGCCCGGTCAAGGACTCACACCCGGGCATGCAGATCGCGGTCGGCGGCTGCCTGGCGCAGAAGGACCGCGGCGACATCGTGGCCAAGGCGCCCTGGGTCGACGTCGTCTTCGGCACGCACAACATCGGCTCGCTGCCCGCGCTGCTGGAGCGCGCCCGGCACAACGCCGACGCCGAGGTGGAGATCCTGGAGTCGCTGGAGGTCTTCCCCTCCACGCTGCCGACCCGCCGCGAGTCGACGTACGCCGGCTGGGTCTCGATCTCGGTGGGCTGCAACAACACCTGCACGTTCTGCATCGTGCCGTCGCTGCGCGGCAAGGAGAAGGACCGCCGTCCCGGCGACGTGCTCTCCGAGGTGCGCGCGCTGGTCGCGGAGGGCGTGCTGGAGGTGACGCTGCTCGGGCAGAACGTCAACTCCTACGGCGTCGAGTTCGGCGACCGCTACGCGTTCGGCAAGCTGCTGCGCGCGACCGGCGAGATCGAGGGCCTGGAGCGGGTCCGGTTCACCAGCCCGCACCCGAAGGACTTCACCGACGACGTGATCGCCGCGATGGCCGAGACGCCGAACGTGTGCCACTCGCTGCACATGCCGCTGCAGTCCGGGTCCGACGCGATGCTCAAGTCGATGCGCCGTTCGTACCGGCAGGAGCGCTACCTCGGCATCATCGAGAAGGTGCGCGCCGCCATGCCGGACGCCGCGATCACCACGGACATCATCGTCGGCTTCCCCGGCGAGACCGAGGCCGACTTCCAGGCCACGCTCGACGTGGTCCGGGAGGCCCGCTTCTCGTCCGCGTTCACGTTCCAGTACTCGAAGCGCCCCGGCACGCCCGCCGCCACCATGGACTCCCAGGTGCCGAAGGAGGTCGTCAAGGAGCGCTACGGCCGCCTGATGGAGGTCGTCGAGGAGATCACCTGGGCGGAGAACCGGGCACAGGTCGGCCGCGAGGTCGAGCTGCTGGTCGCGGTCGGCGAGGGCCGCAAGGACGAGCGCACCGGCCGGATGTCCGGCCGCGCCCGCGACGGCCGCCTGGTCCACTTCGACACCGGTGACCTCGGCGCCGCGATCCGCCCCGGCGACATCGTGCACACCGAGATCACCTACGCGGCACCGCACCACCTCAACGCGGACGGCGCACCGATCAGCCACCGCACCACGCGCGCGGGCGACGCCTGGGCGGCCGGCCGCTCGCCGCGCACCCCGGGCGTCAACCTCGGCCTCCCGACGATCGGCGTCCCGGCGCCGCTCCCGGTCGCGGTCAGCGCCTGCCAAACCCATTAG
- a CDS encoding cellulase family glycosylhydrolase, which translates to MSRRRFTALGAAVVTAAGLLVALIGVPSANASTGTGYLHTDGNRIVDSTGATVRITGINWFGMETDNKTFHGLWSNNPWRGQVDTMARLGYNTLRIPYSNDALKAGATASGVNDFVNPDLAGLSPLQILDKVIEYAGSKGMRVILDRHRPTAAGQSPLWYTPTVSEQTWIDDWLMLARRYAGNTTVIGADLHNEPHAEGTNPAATGACWGCGDPLRDWRLAAERAGNAILAVQPNWLIFVEGVSCPSGGLSDVWDGDPGNDEDCGWWGGNLSRAGTHPVRLDVANRLVYSPHEYATSVYHQDWFDDPAYPANMPAIWDRYWGYLYKQNIAPIMMGEFGTTLANDIDRVWLTELMRYTGTGVTGMSFTYWSWNPNSGDTGGIANDDWTTVNQAKQAILQPYLIAPSPGGGTGTPTPTGTASPTGTASPTPGTGTGACTVTYRQDNAWQGGFQGAITVTNTGTAAVNPWQARWTWPAGVTLASGWNATVSQSGTTVTAAGPAWSPSLAPGASVSIGFTANGTATPPISLQLNGAGCA; encoded by the coding sequence ATGTCACGCAGACGGTTCACCGCGCTCGGCGCGGCCGTCGTCACCGCCGCCGGGCTGCTCGTCGCGCTGATCGGCGTGCCCTCCGCGAACGCGTCCACCGGCACCGGGTACCTGCACACCGACGGCAACCGCATCGTCGACTCGACCGGCGCCACGGTCCGGATCACCGGCATCAACTGGTTCGGGATGGAGACGGACAACAAGACGTTCCACGGTCTCTGGTCGAACAACCCGTGGCGCGGCCAGGTGGACACGATGGCGCGGCTCGGCTACAACACGCTGCGCATCCCGTACTCGAACGACGCGCTGAAGGCGGGCGCGACCGCGTCCGGCGTCAACGACTTCGTCAACCCGGACCTGGCCGGCCTGAGCCCGTTGCAGATCCTGGACAAGGTGATCGAGTACGCCGGGTCGAAGGGCATGCGGGTCATCCTGGACCGGCACCGGCCGACCGCGGCCGGGCAGTCGCCGCTCTGGTACACGCCCACGGTCTCGGAACAGACCTGGATCGACGACTGGCTGATGCTGGCCCGCCGCTACGCGGGCAACACCACGGTGATCGGTGCGGACCTGCACAACGAACCCCATGCCGAGGGTACGAATCCGGCCGCGACCGGCGCGTGCTGGGGCTGCGGCGATCCGCTGCGGGACTGGCGGCTCGCGGCCGAGCGGGCCGGGAACGCGATCCTGGCGGTACAGCCGAACTGGCTGATCTTCGTGGAGGGCGTGTCCTGTCCGAGCGGCGGCTTGTCCGACGTGTGGGACGGCGATCCCGGCAACGACGAGGACTGCGGCTGGTGGGGCGGGAACCTGTCCCGCGCGGGCACCCACCCGGTGCGGCTGGACGTGGCGAACCGGCTGGTCTACTCGCCGCACGAGTACGCGACCTCGGTCTACCACCAGGACTGGTTCGACGACCCGGCGTACCCGGCGAACATGCCGGCGATCTGGGACCGGTACTGGGGCTACCTGTACAAGCAGAACATCGCGCCGATCATGATGGGCGAGTTCGGTACCACGCTGGCGAACGACATCGACCGCGTCTGGCTGACCGAACTGATGCGCTACACCGGCACCGGCGTGACCGGGATGTCGTTCACGTACTGGTCGTGGAACCCGAACTCGGGTGACACCGGTGGCATCGCGAACGACGACTGGACCACGGTCAACCAGGCGAAACAGGCGATCCTGCAGCCCTACCTGATCGCGCCGTCGCCGGGCGGCGGGACCGGCACGCCGACGCCGACCGGCACCGCGTCGCCGACCGGCACCGCGTCGCCGACGCCGGGCACCGGGACCGGCGCGTGCACGGTCACCTACCGGCAGGACAACGCGTGGCAGGGCGGCTTCCAGGGCGCGATCACGGTGACGAACACCGGCACCGCGGCGGTCAACCCGTGGCAGGCGCGCTGGACCTGGCCGGCCGGTGTCACGCTGGCCAGCGGCTGGAACGCCACCGTCAGCCAGTCCGGCACCACGGTCACGGCCGCGGGCCCGGCCTGGTCACCGTCGCTGGCACCGGGTGCGTCGGTCTCGATCGGCTTCACCGCGAACGGCACCGCCACGCCACCGATCTCGCTTCAGCTCAACGGCGCCGGCTGCGCCTGA
- the miaA gene encoding tRNA (adenosine(37)-N6)-dimethylallyltransferase MiaA encodes MSSPAASRVFPRKGRVVAVLGPTAAGKSDLSVALAEALGGEVVNADSMQLYRGMDIGTAKLTPAERRGVPHHVLDIWDVAEPAAVAEYQALARAAIDDILARDRVPLLVGGSGLYVQAVLEEFSFPGTSPELRAALESELATVGSAALHERLRGLDPVAAGAILPSNGRRIVRALEVIALTGKPFTASLPTTPKPFYDSVRIGVDRETAALDARIARRVDLMWERGLVDEVAGLLPHGLREGRTAGRALGYQQAIDQLDGACTATEARTRTTAATRRFVRRQRSWFRRDASVHWLDAAAPDLVDSALRLVDLPVGAE; translated from the coding sequence GTGTCGTCACCCGCCGCATCCAGGGTCTTCCCCCGCAAGGGTCGTGTCGTGGCCGTGCTCGGCCCGACCGCGGCCGGAAAGTCGGATCTCAGCGTCGCGCTGGCCGAGGCGCTCGGGGGAGAGGTGGTCAACGCCGACTCCATGCAGCTCTACCGGGGCATGGACATCGGCACGGCCAAGCTCACCCCGGCCGAGCGCCGCGGCGTGCCGCACCACGTGCTGGACATCTGGGACGTCGCCGAGCCCGCCGCGGTGGCGGAATACCAGGCGCTGGCCCGCGCCGCGATCGACGACATCCTGGCCCGCGATCGGGTTCCGCTGCTGGTCGGCGGCTCCGGCCTCTACGTCCAGGCGGTCCTGGAGGAGTTCTCCTTCCCGGGTACGTCGCCGGAGCTGCGCGCCGCGCTGGAGTCGGAACTGGCCACTGTCGGATCCGCGGCCCTGCACGAACGGCTGCGTGGTCTCGACCCGGTGGCGGCCGGCGCGATCCTGCCCAGCAACGGCCGCCGGATAGTCCGGGCACTGGAGGTGATCGCGCTGACCGGCAAGCCGTTCACCGCGTCGCTGCCGACCACACCCAAGCCCTTCTACGACAGCGTACGGATCGGCGTGGACCGGGAGACCGCCGCGCTGGACGCGCGCATCGCCCGCCGGGTGGACCTGATGTGGGAGCGGGGCCTGGTCGACGAGGTCGCCGGGCTGCTGCCGCACGGCCTGCGCGAGGGCCGGACCGCGGGCCGTGCGCTCGGCTACCAGCAGGCCATCGACCAGCTCGACGGCGCGTGCACGGCGACCGAGGCGCGCACCCGGACCACGGCAGCGACCCGCCGGTTCGTCCGCCGGCAGCGCTCCTGGTTCCGCCGGGACGCGTCCGTGCACTGGCTGGACGCCGCGGCGCCCGATCTCGTGGATTCCGCGCTGCGGTTGGTGGATCTTCCGGTGGGTGCGGAATGA
- a CDS encoding AraC family transcriptional regulator: protein MDVVSDVMHVSGVRGSLGARMEAGGRWAVEIDEPGAALHAVTAGSAWLIRPGQQPVRLAAGDVVLVGSRTPHVLADSPDNEDAGCDRAATARAQRTGEAIRVGSEPGDVRVVTILYDCDHTVRTQLLFALPDVVHVPAGSGAECDDTVRMLGRELAHPQIATTAVLNSLVDIMLVQLLRAWLPTQAAEHRGTWFGMLGDPVVRRALEHIHADPAKDWTTGTLAASIAVSRATLSRRFPAAIGQSPGSYLTQWRMDLAAARLHTTDEPVETIAAGVGYHSVPAFSRAFTRAHGTAPGRYRTAGRR from the coding sequence ATGGACGTGGTGAGCGACGTGATGCACGTGTCCGGTGTCCGCGGCTCGCTCGGCGCGCGGATGGAGGCGGGCGGGCGCTGGGCCGTGGAGATCGACGAGCCCGGCGCGGCGCTGCACGCGGTCACCGCCGGCAGCGCCTGGCTGATCCGGCCCGGCCAGCAGCCGGTGCGGCTGGCCGCGGGCGACGTCGTGCTGGTCGGGTCGCGCACCCCGCACGTGCTGGCCGACTCGCCGGACAACGAGGACGCCGGCTGCGACCGGGCCGCGACCGCGCGCGCCCAGCGGACCGGCGAGGCGATCCGGGTCGGCAGCGAGCCGGGCGACGTCCGGGTCGTCACGATCCTCTACGACTGCGATCACACGGTACGGACCCAGCTGCTCTTCGCGCTGCCCGACGTCGTGCACGTCCCCGCCGGGTCGGGGGCCGAGTGTGACGACACGGTGCGCATGCTCGGCCGCGAGCTGGCCCATCCGCAGATCGCCACCACCGCGGTGCTGAACAGCCTGGTCGACATCATGCTGGTGCAGCTGCTGCGCGCCTGGCTGCCCACGCAGGCGGCGGAGCACCGCGGCACCTGGTTCGGCATGCTCGGCGACCCGGTCGTGCGGCGGGCGCTGGAGCACATCCACGCCGACCCGGCCAAGGACTGGACGACCGGTACGCTCGCGGCCTCGATCGCGGTCTCCCGGGCCACGCTCAGCCGGCGCTTCCCGGCCGCGATCGGGCAGAGCCCCGGCAGTTACCTGACGCAGTGGCGGATGGACCTGGCGGCGGCCCGGCTGCACACCACGGACGAGCCGGTGGAGACGATCGCGGCCGGTGTCGGCTACCACTCGGTGCCCGCGTTCAGCCGCGCCTTCACCCGCGCCCACGGCACCGCCCCCGGCCGCTACCGCACCGCCGGCCGCCGCTGA
- a CDS encoding DUF349 domain-containing protein, giving the protein MSDWTAYGRVDADGTVYCKTADGERVVGSWQAGTPEEGLAHFARRFADKVTEVDLIEARLKSGAADAAHSLASVKRLRAELAEAHVVGDVDGLAARLDRLTTQAEESAAAAKAAKETARTEAQARKVALVEEAEKIAAESTGWKAAGDRLKEILDEWKTIRGIDKKTDGELWKRFAAARDGFTRRRGAHFATLDGQRKQAQGAKEDLVKEAEALASSEDWADTAARLKDLMAQWKAAPRASKEAEQRLWDRFRAAQDAFFSRRSEVFSARDAELKGNLERKQALLAEAEAVDVDADPKGAQNKLREIQGQWHDIGRVPRENMASLDRRMRAIEDKLRQAMDSAWRRTEPSANPLLAQMRDQVSEAEQRLERAKAAGDAKRIREAEKALESKQQFLKLAEQAG; this is encoded by the coding sequence ATGAGCGACTGGACCGCCTACGGTCGGGTGGACGCCGACGGCACGGTCTACTGCAAGACCGCCGATGGCGAGCGCGTGGTCGGGTCCTGGCAGGCGGGAACGCCCGAGGAGGGCCTCGCCCACTTCGCGCGCCGCTTTGCGGACAAGGTTACCGAGGTCGACCTCATCGAGGCGCGGCTGAAGTCCGGAGCAGCCGACGCGGCGCACTCGCTGGCCAGCGTGAAGCGGCTGCGGGCCGAGCTGGCCGAGGCGCACGTGGTCGGCGACGTGGACGGGCTCGCCGCCCGCCTCGACCGGCTGACCACGCAGGCCGAGGAGAGCGCGGCCGCGGCGAAGGCCGCGAAGGAGACCGCCCGGACCGAGGCGCAGGCCCGCAAGGTCGCGCTGGTCGAGGAGGCGGAGAAGATCGCCGCCGAGTCGACCGGGTGGAAGGCCGCGGGCGACCGCCTCAAGGAGATCCTCGACGAGTGGAAGACCATTCGGGGGATCGACAAGAAGACCGACGGTGAGCTGTGGAAGCGGTTCGCGGCCGCGCGGGACGGGTTCACCCGGCGCCGCGGCGCGCACTTCGCGACGCTCGACGGCCAGCGCAAGCAGGCCCAGGGCGCGAAGGAAGACCTGGTCAAGGAGGCGGAGGCGCTCGCCTCGTCGGAGGACTGGGCCGACACCGCCGCCCGGCTGAAGGACCTGATGGCCCAGTGGAAGGCCGCACCCCGCGCCTCGAAGGAGGCGGAGCAGCGGCTGTGGGACCGGTTCCGGGCCGCGCAGGACGCGTTCTTCTCGCGCCGGAGCGAGGTCTTCTCCGCGCGGGACGCCGAGCTCAAGGGCAACCTGGAGCGCAAGCAGGCGCTGCTGGCCGAGGCCGAGGCGGTCGACGTCGACGCCGACCCGAAGGGCGCGCAGAACAAGCTCCGCGAGATCCAGGGCCAGTGGCACGACATCGGCCGCGTCCCCCGGGAGAACATGGCGAGTCTCGACCGCCGCATGCGCGCGATCGAGGACAAGCTCCGCCAGGCGATGGACTCGGCGTGGCGCCGCACCGAGCCGTCCGCCAACCCGCTGCTCGCCCAGATGCGCGACCAGGTCTCCGAGGCCGAGCAGCGGCTGGAGCGGGCCAAGGCGGCCGGCGACGCCAAGCGCATCCGCGAGGCGGAGAAGGCGCTGGAGAGCAAGCAGCAGTTCCTGAAGCTCGCCGAGCAAGCCGGCTGA